The Daucus carota subsp. sativus chromosome 9, DH1 v3.0, whole genome shotgun sequence genome window below encodes:
- the LOC135149406 gene encoding uncharacterized protein LOC135149406, whose product MVNEIVNSVVGGGAGSGSGVTSNIDWTTYRFPQPIDLSGIPDKFGGGVSFSRWQKKMKLWLTVKGLWPVLQYEKPVVVQEKAETLKAYAMWEEKDGVARAAILAALTNTLFDVYSSDSYTAKTLWEKLDQTHNTDSQGLEKYSVAKFLDFKLVDTKSMTEQVHEFETLVHALKESGMDLPEKFLVMSVIEKLPKSWEEFALSLKRQKGEITWTNLMLDISVQEQHKSKQGHVMPTESGSSKVNVVTVGQKRKSVAKKVNTKPKTDKGKAKKSKANKPC is encoded by the coding sequence ATGGTTAATGAGATTGTGAATTCTGTTGTTGGTGGTGGTGCTGGTTCTGGGTCTGGTGTTACTAGTAACATCGATTGGACTACGTATCGTTTTCCACAGCCCATCGATTTATCAGGTATTCCTGATAAATTCGGTGGGGGGGTTTCTTTTTCTCGCTGgcagaaaaagatgaaactgtGGCTTACGGTTAAGGGTCTGTGGCCGGTGTTACAGTACGAGAAACCAGTTGTGGTACAGGAAAAGGCTGAAACCCTTAAGGCCTATGCTATGTGGGAGGAAAAGGATGGGGTGGCTAGGGCTGCTATTCTAGCAGCTTTAACGAACACTCTGTTCGATGTTTACTCATCTGACTCCTACACTGCTAAGACCTTGTGGGAGAAACTTGATCAGACACACAATACTGACTCGCAAGGGTTGGAAAAGTATTCTGTGGCTAAGTTCCTGGACTTCAAACTGGTGGATACAAAATCCATGACTGAGCAGGTGCATGAGTTTGAGACGTTGgtgcatgctttgaaggagtccggaatggaccttCCTGAAAAGTTTTTGGTTATGTCTGTGATTGAAAAGCTCCCTAAGTCTTGGGAAGAGTTTGCACTCTCCCTGAAAAGGCAGAAGGGAGAGATCACTTGGACTAACCTGATGCTGGACATCTCTGTGCAGGAGCAGCACAAGTCCAAACAGGGACATGTGATGCCAACTGAATCTGGTAGCTCGAAGGTCAATGTAGTGACTGTGGGACAGAAAAGAAAGTCTGTCGCTAAGAAGGTGAACACTAAGCCCAAAACTGACAAGGGCAAGGCTAAGAAATCAAAGGCCAACAAACCATGTTAG